The DNA window CCCCTGTTCGACGCCCTCCGCCGGCTCCGCCTCGACCTTGCCCGCGACCAGGGCGTCCCGCCCTACGTCGTCTTCGGCGACACCACCCTCGCCGCAATGGTCCGCCACCGCCCCACCACCCTCGACGCCTTCGCCCGGT is part of the Rhodothermales bacterium genome and encodes:
- a CDS encoding HRDC domain-containing protein: PLFDALRRLRLDLARDQGVPPYVVFGDTTLAAMVRHRPTTLDAFARLSGVGQVKLERYGEAFIEVIRAFDA